Proteins encoded within one genomic window of Pedobacter africanus:
- a CDS encoding FecR family protein produces the protein MSLIGQNESTEDLKLSLRNLWNGLNDQDEVPPIDQEKIYAQIMASQDFPKSKKNRLWQPLAAAVAAVVLLCIAFYSFNGSQALDQFTALAKPVKYHIKPGTNKATLRLANGSTINLNNSAEPSLTNYGNIQIKKNSHGQIIYQVIADSTDARLASSYNVFTTPKGGQYEIILADGSKVFLNANSSLTFPTVFSATQRNVVLKGEAYFEIAKNKKKPFKVSANGTEIKVLGTHFNVMAYEDEPLLKTTLFEGSVQVNTNTATKTIKPGQQAVTYKNQSAIDINESKPDEDLAWKNGYFLFQDEGIESVMRKIARWYDVEVVYKESIPGGEFGGKISRYENILDVLKPLELTGSVHFKLEGRRIIVTQ, from the coding sequence ATGAGTTTAATTGGCCAAAATGAGTCAACCGAAGATCTTAAACTGAGTTTACGGAATCTCTGGAACGGCCTCAACGATCAGGACGAGGTTCCCCCAATTGATCAGGAAAAGATCTATGCGCAAATCATGGCTTCGCAAGACTTCCCTAAATCGAAAAAAAACCGGCTTTGGCAACCCTTGGCAGCAGCAGTAGCTGCAGTTGTATTATTGTGTATTGCATTTTACAGTTTCAATGGTAGCCAAGCTCTTGATCAGTTTACCGCATTAGCCAAGCCGGTAAAATATCATATCAAGCCAGGTACCAACAAAGCAACATTAAGGCTCGCAAATGGTTCTACAATAAACCTGAACAATTCTGCTGAACCCAGCTTAACCAATTATGGAAATATCCAGATCAAAAAGAATAGCCATGGGCAAATTATCTATCAGGTAATCGCAGACAGTACTGATGCCAGATTAGCTTCAAGTTACAATGTATTTACAACACCTAAAGGTGGGCAGTACGAAATTATTCTGGCAGACGGCAGTAAAGTATTTTTAAATGCTAATTCGTCACTCACATTCCCAACAGTCTTCTCTGCCACCCAAAGAAATGTCGTGCTTAAGGGGGAAGCTTATTTCGAAATTGCAAAAAACAAAAAGAAACCGTTTAAAGTAAGCGCAAACGGGACTGAAATTAAAGTGCTCGGTACACATTTCAATGTGATGGCCTATGAGGACGAACCCCTGCTAAAAACCACTTTATTTGAGGGATCGGTTCAGGTTAATACAAATACAGCAACAAAGACGATTAAACCGGGGCAACAAGCGGTTACTTACAAGAACCAAAGTGCAATTGACATTAACGAATCCAAACCGGATGAGGATCTGGCCTGGAAAAATGGCTATTTCCTTTTCCAGGATGAAGGGATTGAAAGTGTAATGCGTAAGATCGCACGTTGGTATGATGTTGAGGTTGTTTACAAAGAATCTATTCCCGGAGGAGAATTTGGTGGAAAAATTTCACGTTATGAAAATATTTTGGATGTCCTGAAACCACTGGAACTTACAGGGTCAGTCCATTTTAAGCTCGAGGGAAGGAGGATCATTGTGACACAATAG
- a CDS encoding RNA polymerase sigma factor produces MHIKKKPNEKELLEAIASGNEIAFKTIYDAYFKKLSAYLYKLCKSNDATEEMVNDVFLKIWKNKSSLNHIESFEAYLFAMARNKAIDYLRKLAKDSSLITELTTQIQESHNEIEEKLDATALKNLIEQSLAQLSDQKRKIFRMSKEEGYSYDEIAAEMQLSKSTIKNHLSETLKHLKKQVDPESGRSFLLLVMLINLLD; encoded by the coding sequence TTGCATATCAAAAAAAAACCAAATGAAAAGGAGCTTTTGGAGGCAATCGCCAGTGGAAATGAAATTGCTTTCAAAACCATTTACGATGCTTACTTCAAAAAGCTATCTGCTTACTTATACAAATTGTGTAAGTCGAACGATGCTACGGAAGAAATGGTTAATGATGTATTCCTGAAAATCTGGAAAAACAAATCCTCCCTAAATCATATCGAATCTTTTGAAGCCTACCTTTTCGCAATGGCGCGAAATAAGGCCATTGATTATTTACGTAAACTAGCAAAAGATAGCAGCCTGATTACAGAATTAACTACTCAAATCCAGGAATCTCATAATGAGATTGAAGAAAAACTCGATGCGACCGCCCTCAAAAATCTGATTGAACAGTCTTTGGCACAACTTTCTGATCAAAAAAGAAAGATTTTCAGAATGAGCAAAGAAGAGGGCTACAGCTACGACGAGATAGCCGCGGAAATGCAGCTTTCAAAAAGCACCATAAAAAATCACCTTTCCGAAACGCTTAAACATTTAAAAAAGCAGGTAGATCCAGAATCAGGCAGAAGCTTTTTATTATTGGTTATGCTGATCAACCTGCTTGATTAA
- a CDS encoding nuclear transport factor 2 family protein, translated as MEREILKLEEQIVAAILSSDVEVLDQMLHDQLVFVNHLGMTLSKKEDLSPHITGDLKITGLVASDRQLQLFGDTCVVVVNKDISGSYLNQPFDSKLKFTRIWKSFNGSWKVIAVSSVPLHVG; from the coding sequence ATGGAGCGCGAAATCTTAAAGTTAGAAGAACAAATTGTTGCTGCTATCTTAAGCAGCGATGTGGAAGTACTGGATCAGATGCTTCACGATCAGTTGGTATTTGTTAACCATCTGGGGATGACCCTCTCCAAAAAGGAAGATCTGAGCCCACACATCACCGGGGATTTAAAAATTACCGGGTTAGTGGCCTCAGACCGTCAGTTGCAGTTGTTCGGAGATACCTGCGTGGTCGTGGTCAACAAAGATATCAGCGGGAGTTATTTGAACCAGCCATTTGATAGCAAGTTGAAATTCACCAGGATCTGGAAGTCGTTTAACGGGAGCTGGAAAGTCATAGCAGTAAGCAGTGTGCCGTTGCATGTGGGTTAG
- a CDS encoding PQQ-dependent sugar dehydrogenase → MLLKLYKPLALGIALTSVTISGMAQTGAPVETNKANTDYKPAFKGQTRIGSVKSKTAYKDEVINTNLKGPWGICVLPDGRLLISGKPGTMQILTTTGKIVKTITGFPKVHFQGQGGLLDVNIDPNFKKNRMVYWTYAQPGENGAALAVAKGRLSADETSLEDVRVIFEAVPRHKGGGQYGSRLVFDKKGNIFVSSGDRSEKNIRQKAQDLSATTGKIIHITKQGKPVADNPFVGKANAKPEIYALGFRNPDGLAIHPATGDLWEAEFGPRGGDELNLIKPGGNYGWPVVTYGIEYSGEKVYEGIQQKKGTIQPVYYWDPSISPGCMIFYTGNIAEWKNNILIGGLGGVHIARLVIRNNKVLGEERLLESRQERWRCMAIGKDGNLYAGTDSGKLYKISKR, encoded by the coding sequence ATGTTATTAAAACTTTATAAACCACTGGCTTTGGGCATTGCGCTAACATCAGTGACCATTTCCGGCATGGCTCAGACAGGCGCCCCTGTAGAGACCAATAAAGCCAATACCGACTATAAACCCGCTTTTAAGGGCCAAACCCGCATAGGTAGCGTTAAAAGCAAAACTGCCTATAAAGACGAGGTGATCAACACTAACCTGAAAGGCCCCTGGGGTATTTGCGTATTGCCCGATGGACGTTTATTGATCAGTGGTAAGCCGGGCACCATGCAAATATTGACCACCACGGGTAAGATCGTGAAAACGATCACAGGCTTCCCTAAAGTACATTTTCAGGGGCAGGGTGGTTTGCTGGATGTGAACATTGACCCCAACTTTAAAAAGAACCGAATGGTTTATTGGACCTACGCCCAGCCGGGTGAAAACGGTGCTGCATTAGCTGTTGCGAAAGGCAGGCTATCTGCTGATGAGACCAGCTTAGAGGACGTTAGGGTGATATTTGAAGCTGTGCCTCGCCATAAAGGCGGCGGCCAGTATGGTTCGCGATTAGTGTTTGATAAAAAGGGCAATATTTTTGTTAGTTCGGGCGACCGTAGCGAAAAAAACATTCGTCAAAAAGCACAGGATCTGAGCGCTACGACAGGCAAGATCATCCATATTACCAAACAGGGCAAGCCGGTGGCCGATAATCCATTTGTTGGAAAGGCAAATGCCAAACCCGAGATATACGCCCTGGGGTTCCGAAACCCGGATGGTTTGGCTATTCATCCTGCTACAGGAGATCTGTGGGAAGCTGAGTTCGGTCCGCGTGGTGGAGATGAGCTTAACCTGATCAAGCCTGGAGGGAACTACGGCTGGCCTGTGGTAACTTATGGTATTGAGTATAGTGGTGAGAAAGTGTATGAAGGTATACAGCAAAAAAAAGGTACCATACAGCCGGTTTATTATTGGGATCCCAGCATTTCGCCGGGTTGTATGATATTTTACACGGGCAACATTGCTGAGTGGAAAAATAATATTTTAATAGGCGGCCTGGGTGGTGTGCATATTGCCCGTTTGGTTATCAGGAACAATAAAGTTTTAGGCGAGGAGCGTTTGCTGGAGAGCAGGCAGGAACGCTGGCGCTGCATGGCCATTGGTAAAGACGGTAACCTTTACGCAGGTACTGATAGTGGCAAGCTGTATAAAATAAGCAAGAGGTGA
- a CDS encoding sugar phosphate isomerase/epimerase family protein, with the protein MIYQLKKALLGLGLIGALVSGQAVAQKKLFPEAPGIVSYTYRNQFAKDVPGTLDMIKNNGITDIEFSNLFKQSPEDLRKMCDARGIKCSSYGVSYEDLVNKTDEVGKTAVALGAAFVRVASIPHKGAFTLDNAKQTVADFNKYGKLLKDQYGLTFIYHNHGFEFEPYQDGTLYDYLLKNTDPKYVSMELDILWAFLPGQDPAQLLAKYGNRYKALHMKDLKKGVERGSLSGTTPKDNDVILGTGQIDIPAVIKAARKAGVKHYYIEDESSSSVTQVPESIKYLNSLKKD; encoded by the coding sequence ATGATCTATCAATTAAAAAAAGCCCTGCTAGGCCTGGGTTTAATAGGAGCCCTGGTTAGCGGCCAGGCTGTAGCCCAGAAAAAGCTATTTCCGGAAGCTCCGGGTATCGTGTCGTACACCTATCGTAACCAGTTTGCCAAAGATGTGCCCGGCACACTCGATATGATAAAAAACAACGGAATAACTGATATTGAATTTTCAAACCTGTTTAAGCAAAGCCCTGAGGATTTGCGTAAAATGTGCGATGCAAGGGGTATTAAATGTTCATCATACGGGGTAAGTTATGAAGACCTGGTAAATAAGACAGATGAAGTAGGAAAAACGGCTGTTGCGTTGGGCGCAGCCTTTGTTAGGGTAGCCAGTATTCCTCACAAAGGCGCTTTTACCTTAGACAATGCCAAACAGACGGTTGCTGATTTTAATAAGTATGGGAAGCTGCTGAAAGATCAATATGGCCTTACCTTCATCTATCATAATCATGGTTTTGAGTTCGAGCCTTATCAGGATGGTACGCTGTACGACTACCTGCTGAAAAATACCGACCCTAAATATGTAAGCATGGAACTGGATATCCTGTGGGCATTTTTGCCGGGGCAGGACCCGGCGCAATTACTGGCTAAATACGGTAACCGCTATAAAGCCCTGCACATGAAAGATTTAAAGAAAGGTGTTGAACGTGGCAGCCTTTCGGGTACTACCCCGAAGGATAACGATGTGATTTTAGGCACCGGCCAGATTGATATTCCGGCCGTGATAAAGGCAGCACGCAAAGCCGGTGTGAAACATTATTACATTGAGGATGAAAGCAGTTCATCCGTTACGCAAGTGCCTGAAAGTATAAAATATCTCAACAGCTTAAAAAAAGATTAA
- a CDS encoding Gfo/Idh/MocA family protein, which translates to MEKRRDFIKKLAITSAGVMAGNSLFGMSAKSYRNIIGANERIHVAIIGLNGRGTSMASTFARQKGAEILTLCDVDTRVFAKALKSVADNRQENVPKTEGDCRKVMQDKNIDAIYIATPDHWHTPLTIMGCQSGKHVYVEKPLSHNPHEGELAVAAARKYKRVVQMGAQRRSAPILTEGIQQLHEGIIGRVYYAKTWYTNDRKPTFLKAGTAPAELNYDLWQGPAPRLAYQDGLIHYNWHWFWHWGTGEALNNGTHEVDIARWGLGVDYPVKVTSSGGRYAYKDNWETPDTQVVTLEYPDRKMIMWESSSANGRRIEGDERGIIFYGENGSLSTGTDAYKVFDLKGKLVKDVGPKTKEEAVQGRNTASVSLSLDSMHVADFLDAIRSNRKPNCDVEIGHKSIIGMQLSNIAWRVGRELHLDPKNGHILNDPEAQKLWKRSYEPGWEPKI; encoded by the coding sequence ATGGAAAAACGAAGAGATTTTATTAAAAAATTAGCTATTACGTCGGCCGGAGTTATGGCAGGCAACAGTCTGTTTGGTATGAGTGCAAAAAGCTACCGCAATATTATTGGTGCCAACGAACGTATCCATGTCGCCATCATCGGTTTAAACGGCCGTGGCACCAGCATGGCAAGTACTTTCGCGCGGCAAAAGGGTGCCGAGATACTTACACTTTGCGATGTTGATACCCGCGTTTTTGCCAAAGCGCTAAAATCTGTAGCCGATAACCGTCAGGAAAACGTCCCTAAAACGGAAGGCGACTGCCGTAAGGTGATGCAGGATAAGAATATTGACGCGATCTACATTGCCACGCCCGACCATTGGCACACACCCCTTACCATTATGGGTTGCCAGTCCGGAAAACATGTTTATGTAGAAAAGCCTTTAAGCCATAACCCCCACGAGGGCGAACTGGCCGTTGCTGCTGCCCGAAAATACAAGCGGGTAGTGCAAATGGGGGCGCAGCGCCGTTCGGCCCCGATACTGACCGAGGGCATACAGCAATTGCATGAAGGAATTATTGGCCGGGTTTATTATGCAAAAACCTGGTACACGAATGATCGCAAGCCTACTTTTTTGAAAGCTGGCACAGCGCCCGCAGAGTTAAATTACGACCTGTGGCAAGGCCCCGCGCCGCGCCTGGCTTATCAGGATGGGTTAATCCATTACAACTGGCACTGGTTTTGGCATTGGGGAACCGGTGAGGCGCTAAACAATGGTACACACGAGGTTGATATAGCCCGCTGGGGCTTAGGTGTGGATTATCCAGTAAAAGTAACTTCATCCGGCGGGCGTTATGCCTATAAGGACAATTGGGAAACGCCGGATACGCAGGTGGTAACGCTTGAATATCCCGACAGGAAAATGATTATGTGGGAAAGCAGCAGTGCGAATGGCCGAAGAATAGAAGGTGATGAGCGCGGGATTATTTTTTATGGCGAGAATGGAAGCCTGAGCACCGGGACTGATGCTTATAAAGTGTTTGATCTGAAAGGCAAACTGGTGAAAGACGTTGGCCCGAAAACTAAAGAAGAAGCGGTACAGGGACGCAATACTGCCAGCGTTAGCCTGAGTTTGGATAGCATGCACGTAGCTGATTTCCTGGATGCGATACGCAGTAACCGCAAACCAAATTGCGATGTGGAGATTGGACATAAAAGCATTATTGGGATGCAGCTAAGCAATATTGCCTGGCGCGTAGGCCGGGAACTTCATCTCGATCCGAAAAATGGTCATATTCTTAATGATCCAGAGGCGCAAAAGCTATGGAAACGGAGCTACGAACCGGGATGGGAACCGAAAATTTAA
- a CDS encoding RagB/SusD family nutrient uptake outer membrane protein, whose amino-acid sequence MKSIINKLIAVSIMMLVSMSCKKQLIEEPHSSLTPQYFSTAQGFRSGLDAAYAGNRNIWGNENFMTMTVPGTDEFKSGGGGNIDFNIYSTSFDASSSWVTNVWNTCYTFINNCNGVIDNGSTVKGLDAATVKRTVAEAKFLRANFYFILVRFWGPVTLNEHFISEPSTSAGRAPIADVYNFIVKDLKDAIADLPASPVQNGVLPGKATAAAAHHLLAKVYLTRAYSSAKLPDDFQNAYNTAKALIDASGSLGLGLLPDFASVFAEGNEANKEVLWSVQHTPNLTYNNNSNELNFHYVMGYENFPGLVRSMAYGRPFARVQLTRWMSDTCFADKTNDTRYFKTFQSVWLSNSADKIPKVNGVPKYALGDTAIYMPGVDVTNAKINASRYLLVPPRNYTLQLFPTMLKYQDTKRAGINDPSIRPIIAYRLAETYLLAAEAAFNLSDNLNAAKYINAVRERAAFPNGNLAAMSILPAQVTLDFILDERSRELAGEQTRWLDLVRTNKLIERVKLHNPDAGLNIKEKHILRPIPQNQIDRIITGDKYPQNDGF is encoded by the coding sequence ATGAAATCTATCATAAATAAACTTATTGCAGTTTCCATCATGATGTTGGTGAGCATGAGTTGCAAAAAGCAATTAATAGAAGAGCCACATTCTTCACTCACCCCGCAATACTTTAGCACAGCTCAGGGATTCCGGTCAGGTCTCGACGCGGCTTACGCCGGCAATCGCAACATCTGGGGCAACGAAAATTTTATGACCATGACCGTACCCGGAACTGATGAATTTAAGTCTGGCGGTGGCGGTAACATTGATTTTAATATTTATTCTACCAGTTTTGATGCCAGCAGCAGCTGGGTAACAAATGTTTGGAACACCTGTTATACTTTTATCAATAATTGCAACGGCGTTATCGACAACGGATCAACAGTGAAAGGCTTGGATGCCGCTACAGTGAAACGAACCGTTGCAGAAGCCAAGTTTCTGCGGGCCAACTTCTACTTTATTCTGGTACGTTTCTGGGGGCCGGTTACACTCAACGAACACTTTATCAGCGAACCAAGCACAAGCGCAGGCCGGGCACCGATTGCGGATGTATATAATTTTATTGTTAAAGATCTGAAGGATGCTATTGCCGACCTACCTGCAAGTCCGGTACAAAATGGCGTTTTACCCGGCAAAGCAACCGCTGCCGCAGCACACCATTTGCTGGCTAAAGTATACCTGACCAGGGCTTATTCTTCGGCTAAACTGCCCGATGATTTTCAAAATGCCTACAATACAGCCAAAGCCCTTATTGACGCCAGCGGCAGTTTAGGTTTGGGGCTGCTCCCCGATTTTGCTTCAGTGTTTGCTGAAGGTAATGAAGCCAACAAGGAAGTGCTCTGGAGCGTGCAGCACACCCCTAACCTAACCTATAATAACAACAGCAACGAGTTGAATTTCCACTACGTTATGGGCTATGAGAATTTTCCAGGCCTGGTCCGCTCAATGGCCTATGGCCGCCCGTTTGCGCGTGTTCAACTTACCAGGTGGATGAGTGATACCTGTTTTGCAGATAAGACCAACGACACGCGATACTTTAAAACGTTTCAATCTGTTTGGCTGTCTAATTCTGCAGATAAGATACCGAAGGTAAACGGCGTGCCTAAATACGCCTTAGGTGATACAGCTATCTATATGCCCGGGGTTGACGTAACGAACGCTAAAATCAATGCATCGCGTTACTTACTGGTTCCTCCACGGAACTACACCCTGCAACTGTTCCCTACGATGCTCAAATATCAGGATACCAAAAGAGCGGGCATCAATGACCCGTCCATACGTCCCATCATCGCTTACCGTCTTGCAGAAACCTATCTGCTGGCTGCAGAAGCGGCATTTAATCTGAGCGATAACCTTAACGCCGCAAAATACATCAACGCAGTGCGGGAGAGGGCTGCTTTTCCTAACGGAAACCTGGCTGCCATGAGTATTCTGCCTGCCCAGGTAACACTGGATTTTATTCTTGATGAGCGATCGCGTGAGCTTGCAGGGGAACAAACCCGATGGCTGGACCTGGTCAGAACAAATAAACTGATAGAACGTGTTAAACTGCATAACCCTGATGCAGGCCTAAACATCAAAGAGAAACATATACTACGGCCGATACCCCAAAATCAAATAGATCGGATCATTACCGGTGATAAATATCCGCAAAATGATGGATTTTAA
- a CDS encoding TonB-dependent receptor: MKLTIPFLLVAILQVNAASYAQQVSISANNTPLSRIFELLHKQTGYSFLYNSAMISESNPVSISVKKAELKDFLDKCFADQPLTYTIYEKTVVIKRKPPVVYTALGSIVVKGTIRDSKGETLPQITVRVKGTTNGTNSDSSGGYTLKLPDGNQTLIFSAVGYETLEVTVNNRTQIDVTLKEKVSAMNEVMVVGYGSQKKADVTGSIASVNEEALRSVPVSNLVSALQSQAPGLDIQKAGGNSHPGAKPAIAIRGQRSLADGATNDVLYVVDGIPFNGTYINDLNQDDVVSVQILKDASATAIYGSRGANGVILINTRRGKTGAPSITYSGYAGQVKALGHYDVMDPKTYETYKKWGVYNANNPNTIGAAHPYSGIDDPRFYTDGVTFLPAELAGIKNGTATDWQDLIFKNGLKTNHQLGVSGGTEMTKYAISAGFFDETGVFPGQSFQRYTFKVSVDQQLGKIFKVGISSLNTVSKINGESINPVGQALTSSPLTVPYDADGNLIPFPGGGSLIYNPLANLVPGSVVQKRSRYHTFTTAYVEAQLTPHLRYRFNGGLELTPETYGEFYGSATYQNLSGPSTAKNNNYDFYDYTLENLLVYENTFAEKHHLTATGLFSYQNDYKASTSFGYNNILADYIQYFNPSLGANLNGSGNYAKFTIVSFMGRLNYDFKSRYLATLTMRSDGSSTLAPGNKYHLFPSAAIGWNITEEKFMKSIRQISSLKLRAGYGIVGNAAVNPYQTLGGLASINYNYGGTNVTGTYPNNVPNPKLGWEYTATLNLGLDFGLLNNRISGNVDVYRQRTSDLILPQNLPITTGYTSQFLANVGKTENRGLEINVNSVNIKATDRKDFGWTTNFNITFNRNKILALQNGVTKDIGNNRFVGAPINSLYNYVRLGIWQNTAADSALAKKYNLTMTGVGSVIGSIKVADFNGDGVINSNDRTIVGNRQPKFLGGFTNRFNYRGLDLTVVGTYRVGGTQIAYWLQPGSNVNAMTGKTNNLNVNYWTPFNQENTYPKPIFGSNTPTYGDLLGYYSATYLKIRTISLGYTLPQRISNKITAKSLRFYATLNDAIILFSPLHDRFHGADPESAGTLGLDTPPNKSVLFGLNVSF, encoded by the coding sequence GTGAAACTTACGATTCCATTTTTACTGGTAGCTATTTTGCAGGTTAACGCGGCAAGTTATGCCCAGCAGGTAAGCATATCTGCAAATAATACCCCCTTATCCCGAATTTTTGAATTACTTCATAAACAAACCGGCTATTCTTTTCTGTACAACTCAGCTATGATTAGCGAAAGCAACCCGGTAAGTATTTCAGTGAAAAAAGCAGAACTGAAAGATTTTCTCGATAAATGTTTTGCTGACCAACCACTTACCTATACCATTTATGAGAAAACAGTTGTTATTAAGAGAAAGCCCCCTGTAGTCTATACAGCGCTTGGCAGTATTGTGGTAAAAGGTACCATCAGGGATTCCAAAGGTGAAACCCTCCCGCAAATTACGGTAAGGGTTAAGGGTACCACCAACGGTACCAACAGTGATTCCAGTGGTGGGTATACTTTAAAATTACCAGACGGCAACCAAACCCTCATTTTCTCGGCCGTAGGGTATGAAACTTTGGAAGTAACCGTTAATAACCGAACTCAAATAGATGTGACCTTAAAGGAAAAGGTTTCTGCAATGAATGAGGTGATGGTAGTGGGTTATGGTTCCCAGAAAAAAGCCGATGTGACGGGCTCCATTGCCTCGGTAAATGAAGAGGCATTGAGAAGCGTGCCTGTGAGCAATTTAGTTAGCGCTCTTCAAAGCCAGGCACCTGGCCTTGACATCCAAAAAGCAGGTGGTAACAGCCACCCCGGTGCAAAACCGGCCATCGCGATCAGGGGACAGCGTTCTTTAGCTGACGGTGCAACAAATGACGTCTTATATGTAGTAGATGGTATACCTTTTAACGGCACCTACATCAACGACCTCAACCAGGACGATGTCGTTTCAGTACAAATATTGAAAGATGCCTCTGCCACCGCCATTTACGGCTCAAGGGGCGCAAACGGTGTGATATTGATCAATACCAGGAGAGGTAAAACAGGTGCTCCGTCCATCACCTACAGCGGATATGCAGGCCAGGTAAAAGCATTGGGCCATTATGACGTTATGGATCCGAAAACCTATGAGACCTACAAAAAATGGGGGGTTTATAACGCAAACAATCCGAATACAATTGGTGCGGCCCACCCTTACAGCGGTATTGATGATCCCAGGTTCTACACAGATGGCGTTACTTTTCTGCCTGCTGAACTGGCCGGAATAAAAAACGGAACTGCTACAGACTGGCAGGACCTGATCTTTAAAAATGGCCTGAAAACCAATCATCAACTCGGTGTTTCCGGTGGTACAGAAATGACCAAATACGCCATCTCTGCCGGTTTTTTTGACGAGACCGGCGTTTTTCCGGGACAGTCATTTCAACGTTATACATTTAAGGTGAGTGTAGATCAGCAGTTGGGTAAAATATTTAAAGTCGGAATAAGTTCACTGAATACGGTCAGCAAGATCAACGGGGAGAGCATCAATCCGGTAGGACAAGCGCTGACCTCCAGTCCGCTTACCGTTCCTTACGATGCCGATGGCAACCTGATTCCATTTCCGGGCGGTGGCTCGTTAATCTACAATCCCCTTGCTAATCTCGTGCCGGGCTCGGTTGTTCAGAAACGTTCCAGGTACCATACTTTTACCACCGCTTATGTCGAGGCACAGTTAACGCCCCATTTACGGTACCGTTTCAATGGTGGTCTAGAGCTTACGCCCGAAACTTATGGTGAATTTTATGGAAGCGCAACCTACCAGAATTTAAGCGGGCCTTCTACTGCGAAAAACAACAATTACGATTTCTACGACTACACCCTGGAAAATCTTTTGGTATACGAAAATACTTTTGCAGAAAAGCATCACTTAACAGCAACGGGGCTATTTAGTTATCAGAACGATTACAAAGCATCAACGAGTTTCGGTTACAACAATATTTTAGCTGATTATATTCAATATTTCAATCCTTCGTTAGGGGCAAACCTCAATGGTTCGGGCAACTATGCCAAATTTACTATTGTCTCTTTTATGGGCCGCCTCAATTATGATTTCAAGAGCAGGTATCTGGCTACGCTGACCATGCGGTCTGACGGATCTTCAACACTGGCTCCCGGAAATAAATATCATTTGTTCCCTTCAGCAGCTATTGGCTGGAACATCACAGAAGAAAAATTCATGAAAAGTATCCGGCAGATATCCAGTCTGAAATTAAGGGCCGGCTATGGAATCGTAGGCAATGCCGCGGTAAACCCTTATCAAACACTCGGAGGCCTGGCATCTATCAATTACAATTACGGGGGTACCAATGTAACCGGCACTTATCCCAATAATGTACCCAATCCAAAGCTTGGCTGGGAATACACCGCAACCCTTAATCTGGGTTTGGATTTCGGGCTGTTGAATAACCGGATTTCTGGTAACGTAGATGTTTACCGGCAACGTACAAGTGACCTGATCCTGCCGCAGAATTTACCCATTACCACAGGCTATACTTCGCAGTTTCTGGCCAATGTGGGAAAAACCGAAAATCGTGGGCTGGAAATTAATGTTAACTCCGTTAACATCAAGGCAACCGACCGGAAAGATTTCGGTTGGACAACCAATTTTAACATCACCTTTAACCGTAATAAGATCCTGGCGCTGCAAAATGGTGTAACAAAGGACATTGGCAATAACCGTTTTGTAGGTGCCCCGATCAACTCGCTTTACAACTATGTGAGGCTGGGTATATGGCAAAATACCGCAGCAGATTCAGCCCTAGCCAAAAAATATAACCTAACGATGACCGGAGTAGGTTCGGTAATCGGAAGTATAAAAGTTGCTGACTTTAATGGCGATGGGGTGATCAATTCAAATGACCGCACCATTGTAGGTAACCGCCAGCCCAAGTTTTTAGGTGGGTTTACGAACAGGTTCAACTACCGTGGACTTGATCTGACAGTAGTTGGTACTTACCGTGTAGGCGGTACGCAAATAGCTTACTGGCTCCAGCCGGGCAGCAACGTCAATGCGATGACCGGCAAGACGAACAATTTAAATGTTAACTACTGGACACCGTTCAATCAGGAAAACACCTATCCGAAGCCCATTTTTGGCTCCAACACACCAACCTATGGCGATTTGCTGGGCTATTATAGTGCTACCTATCTCAAAATCCGCACAATCAGCTTAGGTTACACCCTTCCACAACGGATCAGCAACAAAATAACGGCAAAATCCCTGCGGTTCTATGCCACCCTTAATGATGCAATAATTCTTTTCTCGCCATTACATGACCGGTTCCATGGCGCCGATCCCGAATCGGCTGGTACACTTGGCCTGGATACGCCGCCGAACAAGTCGGTTCTATTTGGATTGAATGTTTCATTTTAA